In Mercurialis annua linkage group LG6, ddMerAnnu1.2, whole genome shotgun sequence, the following are encoded in one genomic region:
- the LOC126685772 gene encoding nodulin-related protein 1-like — MDFPSSNDQPSKTGHKHQQVSSSELFSSAKQVADAAKSSLSHQKVDQGQAAGAAANLLGGASQYGKLEEKSYGKYVEKAEDYLRQQSSHSTAAATTAGHQSGPDTPITQSTPTQSSGEDGKSSGVGDYFKMAQGFMK, encoded by the coding sequence ATGGATTTCCCATCTTCTAACGACCAACCATCCAAGACGGGCCACAAGCATCAACAAGTCTCATCCTCCGAGCTTTTCTCAAGCGCTAAGCAAGTCGCTGATGCAGCCAAATCTTCACTTAGCCACCAAAAAGTTGATCAGGGACAGGCCGCCGGTGCTGCTGCAAATCTTCTGGGTGGGGCTTCTCAATATGGCAAGCTTGAAGAGAAGAGTTATGGAAAGTATGTAGAAAAAGCTGAGGACTATCTTCGTCAGCAGTCTTCTCATTCAACCGCCGCCGCCACCACTGCTGGCCACCAGTCCGGCCCCGATACGCCCATAACTCAGTCCACGCCAACTCAATCAAGTGGTGAAGATGGCAAATCTTCTGGCGTTGGTGATTACTTCAAAATGGCTCAAGGCTTCATGAAGTGA